A genomic stretch from Ammospiza nelsoni isolate bAmmNel1 chromosome 32, bAmmNel1.pri, whole genome shotgun sequence includes:
- the C32H8orf82 gene encoding UPF0598 protein C8orf82 homolog isoform X2, producing MKLFLDDTKVKNFVTCFKDVGFLSFFFRHLERNRSGRYQEHFPFLSRCGRERNFLRCSDLPVVFTQILPGPGGNSLLSYCGGGSKLVVPFQPGMLAVCPRNGRLYHPAPERVGGVGLVRWALAQELSSGFRFQDGPQQPPTHLLWQGKEHRLSGEILGMLRAEKSGSEVGAAISAS from the exons cttttcctggatGACACCAAAGTCAAGAACTTCGTCACCTGCTTCAAAG ACGTCGGAttcctctccttcttcttccgGCACCTGGAGCGGAACCGCAGCGGGCGTTACCAGGAGCACTTCCCCTTCCTGTCGCGCTGCGGCCGCGAGCGGAATTTCCTTCGCTGCTCCGACCTTCCCGTGGTTTTCACCCAAATCCTGCCCGGCCCCGGTGGCAATTCCCTGCTGTCCTACTGCGGGGGCGGCTCCAAGCTGGTGGTGCCCTTCCAGCCGGGAATGTTGGCCGTGTGCCCGCGCAATGGGCGCCTCTACCACCCAGCGCCGGAGAGGGTCGGTGGCGTTGGGTTGGTGCGTTGGGCCCTGGCCCAAGAGTTGAGCTCGGGGTTTCGCTTCCAGGAtgggccccagcagcccccgACGCATTTGCTttggcaggggaaggagcaTCGGCTCTCTGGGGAAATCCTGGGAATGCTGCGGGCAGAGAAATCGGGATCGGAGGTGGGAGCTGCAATTTCCGCCTCGTGA